The Catenuloplanes niger genome includes a window with the following:
- a CDS encoding type I polyketide synthase translates to MFVEPKTLRPPAGAAQPVAVVGIGCRFPGGVNSPDEFWELLSGGRNTTGEVPAARWEPYRDLGPDFEAALRRANRSGSFLDGIDGFDAEFFGISPREAELMDPQQRLLLEVAWQALEHAGIPPRELAGTDTGVFAGVCTYDYGAHQLEDLPHIDAWTGIGAATCAVSNRISHALDLRGPSLTVDTACSASLVALHLAAQSLRLGESTVALVGGANLIVTPGQSITLGAAGALAPDGRSKSFDATADGYGRGEGCGVVVLKLLADAERDGDRVLAVLRGSAVNQDGHTNGIMAPCGTAQAHVMERALRYGGVEPGAVDYVEAHGTGTPVGDPMEATAIGDVYGQARSDGDPCLIGSVKSNIGHLEGAAGVAGVIKAVLALDRGEIPATLLVTEVNPAIAWDKLRVRVVTRNEPWPDRDGPRRAGVSGFGYGGTVAHAVFEQAPPVAPPAVSALTGASLFPVSAASAAALRDQAAALADWLTDDADLASVGHTLAVRRSHLAYRAVAVAADAPGLRAALRGLASGEPADGVVTGSPLGDGPKLVWVFSGHGSQWSGMGRELLDTEPAFAAAIDALEPVFLAEIGFSPRQALRDGEFDAVDRIQTMIFAVQLGLAAMWRARGVTPDAVIGHSVGEIAAAVTAGVLTVEDGARLICRRSILLRRVAGRGAMAMVSLPFAQAAARLAGRTDVVAAIASSPSSTVVSGDPAALDALVRTWADEGLVTRRVASDVAFHSPHMDELVDELAAAVDFTPGSPRIPIYPTALDDPRAPMTADGAYWAGNLRNPVRLADAVTAASADGFHAFLEVSPHPVVTHSIHETLAELDEDTYVGVTLRRHQPETRGFLTALAGLHCAGVEIDRLALHPRGDLVTLPVYRWRHRSHWHHPAPVSRAGGRGHDPDSHTLLGARRSLAGSAVQVWGTGLDDANRPYPGSHTLNGVEIVPAAVLVVTFLAAAERDGVPPVLAGLAMRHPLMTAGRREIQVVREGGDVRLASRTTGGDAGEDPPWLVHADATVRAGDPDALAARALVDPAEYRLEPADPGLIHRRLAEVGVPSTGFGWSVDHLLAGYGVLRARVRTDETSTWASVLDAVMSIAPAAYPGMPQLRMVVWIDEVTTVGLPPATVLVEVRLDEDRPDTVDALVATEDGRVLAALPGLRYPVIDQPPAPAAGDEASDPEPVVSFADLPPDELRERVLAEVREQIAAEMRLAADDLHPRRPLAEQGLDSVMTVVIRRRLEKRLGLALPATVFWQQPTVTAIADHVTGLLATVDRVS, encoded by the coding sequence ATGTTCGTGGAACCGAAAACGCTCAGGCCACCCGCGGGTGCCGCACAACCGGTCGCTGTCGTGGGGATCGGCTGCCGGTTCCCCGGTGGCGTGAATTCCCCGGACGAGTTCTGGGAGCTGCTCTCCGGCGGGCGGAACACGACCGGCGAGGTGCCGGCCGCCCGCTGGGAGCCGTACCGCGACCTCGGTCCCGACTTCGAGGCGGCGCTCCGGCGGGCGAACCGGTCGGGCAGCTTCCTGGACGGGATCGACGGTTTCGACGCCGAGTTCTTCGGCATCTCGCCGCGTGAGGCGGAGCTGATGGACCCGCAGCAACGGTTGCTGCTGGAGGTCGCCTGGCAGGCGCTGGAGCACGCGGGCATCCCGCCGCGCGAGCTGGCCGGCACCGACACCGGCGTCTTCGCCGGCGTCTGCACCTACGACTACGGCGCCCACCAGCTCGAGGACCTGCCGCACATCGACGCCTGGACCGGGATCGGCGCGGCCACCTGCGCGGTCTCCAACCGGATCTCGCACGCGCTGGACCTGCGCGGGCCGAGCCTGACGGTGGACACCGCGTGCTCGGCGTCGCTGGTGGCGCTGCACCTGGCCGCGCAGAGCCTCCGCCTGGGGGAGAGCACGGTGGCGCTGGTCGGGGGCGCCAACCTCATCGTCACGCCCGGCCAGTCGATCACGCTCGGCGCGGCCGGTGCGCTGGCCCCGGACGGGCGGAGCAAGTCCTTCGACGCCACCGCCGACGGGTACGGACGCGGTGAGGGCTGCGGCGTCGTCGTGCTGAAGCTGCTGGCCGACGCGGAGCGCGACGGTGACCGCGTGCTGGCGGTGCTGCGCGGCAGCGCCGTGAACCAGGACGGCCACACCAACGGCATCATGGCCCCGTGCGGTACGGCCCAGGCGCACGTGATGGAACGGGCCCTGCGGTACGGCGGGGTGGAGCCGGGCGCGGTCGACTACGTCGAGGCGCACGGCACCGGGACGCCGGTCGGCGACCCGATGGAGGCCACCGCGATCGGCGACGTCTACGGGCAGGCGCGCAGCGACGGTGACCCGTGCCTGATCGGATCCGTGAAGTCCAACATCGGCCACCTGGAGGGCGCGGCCGGCGTCGCCGGAGTGATCAAGGCGGTGCTCGCGCTCGACCGCGGCGAGATCCCGGCCACGTTGCTCGTCACCGAGGTCAACCCCGCCATCGCGTGGGACAAGCTGAGGGTGCGCGTGGTGACCCGCAACGAGCCGTGGCCGGACCGGGACGGCCCGCGCCGGGCCGGCGTCTCCGGCTTCGGCTACGGCGGGACGGTGGCGCACGCGGTGTTCGAGCAGGCGCCGCCGGTGGCGCCGCCCGCGGTGAGCGCGCTGACCGGGGCGTCGCTGTTCCCGGTCTCCGCGGCGTCCGCCGCCGCCCTGCGCGATCAGGCGGCCGCGCTCGCCGACTGGCTGACCGACGACGCCGACCTGGCGTCCGTCGGGCACACGCTGGCGGTGCGGCGGTCGCACCTCGCGTACCGGGCCGTCGCGGTGGCCGCCGACGCGCCGGGTCTTCGCGCCGCGCTGCGTGGCCTGGCCTCGGGTGAGCCGGCCGACGGCGTGGTCACCGGGTCGCCGCTGGGCGACGGCCCGAAGCTGGTCTGGGTCTTCTCCGGCCACGGCTCCCAGTGGAGCGGGATGGGCCGGGAACTGCTCGACACCGAGCCCGCGTTCGCGGCGGCGATCGACGCCCTGGAGCCGGTCTTCCTGGCGGAGATCGGCTTCTCGCCACGGCAGGCGCTGCGCGACGGCGAGTTCGACGCGGTCGACCGGATCCAGACGATGATCTTCGCCGTGCAGCTGGGCCTGGCCGCGATGTGGCGCGCCCGCGGCGTGACCCCGGACGCCGTGATCGGCCACTCGGTCGGTGAGATCGCCGCCGCCGTCACCGCGGGCGTGCTGACGGTCGAGGACGGCGCCCGGCTGATCTGCCGCCGGTCGATCCTGCTCCGGCGGGTGGCGGGCCGGGGCGCGATGGCGATGGTCTCGCTGCCGTTCGCGCAGGCGGCCGCGCGGCTGGCCGGCCGGACCGACGTGGTGGCGGCGATCGCGTCGTCGCCGTCGTCCACCGTGGTCTCCGGTGACCCGGCGGCCCTGGACGCGCTGGTCCGGACGTGGGCCGACGAGGGGCTGGTGACCCGGCGGGTGGCGTCCGACGTGGCGTTCCACAGCCCGCACATGGACGAGCTGGTCGACGAGCTCGCCGCGGCCGTCGACTTCACGCCGGGCAGCCCGCGGATCCCGATCTACCCGACCGCGCTGGACGACCCGCGTGCGCCGATGACGGCGGACGGCGCCTACTGGGCGGGGAACCTGCGCAATCCGGTGCGGCTCGCCGACGCCGTCACCGCGGCGTCCGCCGACGGCTTCCACGCGTTCCTGGAGGTGTCGCCGCACCCGGTGGTCACCCACTCGATCCACGAGACGCTGGCCGAGCTCGACGAGGACACGTACGTCGGTGTCACGCTGCGCCGCCATCAGCCGGAGACGCGCGGCTTCCTGACCGCGCTCGCCGGATTGCACTGCGCCGGCGTGGAGATCGACCGGCTTGCCCTGCACCCGCGGGGTGACCTGGTCACGCTGCCGGTCTACCGGTGGCGGCACCGCAGCCACTGGCACCACCCCGCCCCGGTGTCCCGGGCGGGCGGGCGCGGCCACGACCCGGACTCGCACACCCTGCTCGGCGCGCGCCGGAGTCTCGCGGGCAGCGCGGTCCAGGTGTGGGGGACCGGCCTGGACGACGCGAACCGGCCGTACCCGGGCAGCCACACCCTGAACGGGGTGGAGATCGTGCCGGCCGCGGTGCTGGTGGTCACGTTCCTGGCGGCGGCGGAGCGGGACGGCGTGCCGCCGGTCCTGGCCGGCCTGGCGATGCGGCATCCGCTGATGACGGCGGGCCGGCGGGAGATCCAGGTGGTACGCGAGGGCGGCGACGTCCGGCTCGCGTCCCGGACCACCGGCGGGGACGCCGGCGAGGACCCGCCGTGGCTGGTCCACGCGGACGCCACGGTGCGCGCGGGCGACCCGGACGCGCTCGCGGCGCGGGCACTCGTGGACCCGGCGGAGTACCGGCTGGAACCGGCCGACCCGGGCCTGATCCACCGCCGGCTCGCCGAGGTCGGGGTGCCGTCGACCGGGTTCGGCTGGTCGGTGGACCACCTGCTGGCCGGGTACGGCGTGCTGCGCGCCCGGGTCCGTACCGACGAGACGTCGACCTGGGCGTCGGTGCTGGACGCGGTGATGTCGATCGCGCCGGCCGCGTACCCCGGGATGCCGCAGCTGCGGATGGTGGTGTGGATCGACGAGGTGACCACCGTGGGCCTGCCGCCGGCGACCGTCCTCGTCGAGGTGCGGCTGGACGAGGACCGCCCGGACACGGTCGACGCGCTGGTCGCGACCGAGGACGGCCGGGTGCTGGCCGCGCTGCCCGGCCTGCGCTACCCGGTGATCGACCAGCCGCCGGCCCCGGCCGCCGGCGACGAGGCGTCCGACCCGGAGCCGGTGGTGTCCTTCGCCGACCTTCCCCCGGACGAGCTGCGGGAACGGGTGCTGGCGGAGGTCCGTGAGCAGATCGCGGCGGAGATGCGGCTCGCGGCGGACGACCTGCACCCGCGGCGCCCGCTCGCCGAGCAGGGTCTGGACTCCGTGATGACCGTGGTGATCCGGCGGCGGCTGGAGAAGCGGCTGGGGCTGGCGCTGCCCGCCACCGTCTTCTGGCAGCAGCCCACCGTGACCGCCATCGCGGACCACGTGACCGGACTGCTAGCCACGGTGGACCGGGTGAGCTGA
- a CDS encoding cation:proton antiporter, whose protein sequence is MTYLAAPVPPLSADQLLLLFLQLGVLLLLAFGLGRLAQRFGMPAVAGELLTGVLLGPSVLGSAFPAVGGWLFPADAAHVHLIDAVSQFAVVLLVGVAGLHLDLAIVRRRRGVVATVTTGGLLLPMALGIAAGYLVPRVLFPAETHRTTFALFLGVAMAVSAVPVIAKTLTDMRLMHRDVGQLILATATIDDAMAWFLLSVISSLAVHTFVPGQVVVSILWLIGFLAAAALLGRPAVRLAMGWANRAPDAGPANVVAVVAILLSAATAQALALEAIFGALVAGVLIGLPGVADPARLAPLRTVVLTVLAPIFLAGAGLRVDLRALADPVVLLWGVVILALAIVGKFTGAYLGARLGRRPHWEGIAIGAGLNARGVVEIIIAMIGLRLGVLNTATYTIVVLVAVLTSVMAPPLLRRAMARLEQNAEESLRESRHLEWAGAVRGSSTEPR, encoded by the coding sequence GTGACCTACCTCGCCGCTCCCGTCCCCCCGCTGTCGGCCGATCAGCTGCTGCTGCTCTTCCTCCAGCTCGGCGTCCTCCTCCTGCTCGCATTCGGACTGGGCCGGCTGGCGCAGCGGTTCGGCATGCCGGCGGTCGCGGGTGAGCTGCTCACCGGCGTGCTGCTCGGCCCGTCCGTGCTGGGCAGCGCGTTCCCCGCCGTGGGCGGCTGGCTGTTCCCGGCCGACGCCGCCCACGTCCACCTGATCGACGCGGTGAGCCAGTTCGCCGTGGTACTCCTGGTCGGCGTCGCCGGCCTCCACCTCGACCTGGCGATCGTCCGGCGCCGCCGGGGCGTGGTCGCCACCGTCACCACCGGCGGCCTGCTCCTGCCGATGGCGCTCGGGATCGCGGCCGGATACCTGGTTCCGCGGGTGCTGTTCCCGGCCGAGACGCACCGGACGACGTTCGCGCTGTTCCTCGGCGTCGCGATGGCGGTCAGCGCGGTGCCGGTGATCGCGAAGACGCTCACCGACATGCGGCTGATGCACCGCGACGTCGGTCAGCTCATCCTGGCCACGGCCACGATCGACGACGCGATGGCCTGGTTCCTGCTGTCGGTCATCTCCTCGCTGGCCGTGCACACATTCGTGCCCGGGCAGGTCGTCGTCTCGATACTCTGGCTGATCGGGTTCCTCGCGGCCGCCGCCCTGCTCGGCCGGCCGGCCGTCCGCCTGGCGATGGGCTGGGCCAACCGCGCGCCCGACGCCGGCCCGGCGAACGTCGTCGCGGTCGTCGCCATCCTGCTGTCCGCCGCGACGGCCCAGGCGCTGGCCCTCGAGGCCATCTTCGGTGCCCTGGTGGCCGGCGTCCTGATCGGCCTGCCCGGCGTCGCGGACCCGGCCCGGCTCGCGCCGCTGCGCACCGTGGTGCTGACCGTGCTGGCCCCGATCTTCCTGGCCGGCGCGGGGCTGCGGGTGGACCTGCGCGCGCTCGCCGACCCGGTGGTCCTGCTCTGGGGTGTCGTCATCCTCGCCCTGGCGATCGTCGGGAAGTTCACCGGCGCGTACCTCGGCGCGCGGCTCGGGCGCCGGCCGCACTGGGAGGGCATCGCCATCGGCGCCGGGCTGAACGCGCGCGGCGTCGTGGAGATCATCATCGCGATGATCGGGCTCCGGCTCGGTGTGCTGAACACCGCGACGTACACCATCGTCGTGCTGGTGGCCGTGCTGACCTCGGTGATGGCGCCGCCGCTGCTGCGGCGCGCCATGGCCCGGCTGGAGCAGAACGCCGAGGAGTCGCTGCGCGAGAGCCGGCACCTGGAGTGGGCCGGCGCGGTCCGCGGCTCGTCCACCGAGCCGCGCTGA
- a CDS encoding class I SAM-dependent methyltransferase has translation MSQSRSAYGEDARGLVAERTGCRVCQGPLRTVLDLGPQYLQGSFVKPGFPEPPGERFPLDLTRCTDASCGLVQLRHTLPGGVLYDTYWYRSRINDTMRTHLARIVESAVALHGGQPAKVLDIGCNDGTLLENYTGAERWGIDPSSAADDAPDTITLIRDFFPSKQLDDEAGTFDVITSIAMFYDVEDPVAFVREVERLLAPGGVWVVEVSYLPAMLEVTGYDSICHEHLSYYSLGALTRILAAAGLEIVRAGLNGVNGGSICCFVTRSTEVAGRADDSVPALADRERQLRLDTDAPYDEFAARVRQRRDELVGLLHGLRDDGRVVHIYGASTKGNTLLQFSGIDNSLIRYAAERNPDKFGARTLGTDIEIISEEQSRAARPDYYLVLPWHFRDEIVAREAATLAAGTTLIFPLPEVETVAQS, from the coding sequence GTGAGCCAATCGCGGTCAGCCTACGGCGAGGACGCGCGGGGTCTGGTCGCCGAGCGGACGGGTTGCCGGGTCTGCCAGGGTCCGCTGCGCACCGTCCTCGACCTCGGGCCGCAGTACCTGCAGGGCAGCTTCGTCAAGCCCGGCTTCCCGGAACCGCCCGGCGAGCGGTTCCCGCTCGACCTCACCCGGTGCACCGACGCGTCCTGCGGCCTGGTGCAGCTGCGCCACACGCTGCCGGGCGGGGTGCTCTACGACACCTACTGGTACCGCTCCCGGATCAACGACACCATGCGTACCCACCTCGCCCGGATCGTCGAGTCCGCGGTCGCGCTGCACGGCGGGCAGCCGGCGAAGGTGCTCGACATCGGCTGCAACGACGGCACGCTGCTGGAGAACTACACCGGCGCGGAGCGGTGGGGAATCGACCCGTCCAGCGCCGCCGACGACGCCCCGGACACGATCACGCTGATCCGGGACTTCTTCCCCAGCAAGCAGCTGGACGACGAGGCGGGCACGTTCGACGTGATCACGTCGATCGCCATGTTCTACGACGTCGAGGACCCGGTGGCGTTCGTCCGCGAGGTCGAGCGGCTGCTGGCGCCCGGCGGCGTCTGGGTGGTCGAGGTGTCGTACCTGCCCGCGATGCTGGAGGTGACCGGGTACGACAGCATCTGCCACGAGCACCTCTCGTACTACTCGCTCGGCGCGCTGACCCGGATCCTCGCGGCGGCCGGTCTGGAGATCGTCCGGGCCGGCCTGAACGGCGTCAACGGCGGTTCGATCTGCTGCTTCGTCACCCGGTCCACCGAGGTCGCCGGCCGGGCGGACGACTCCGTGCCGGCGCTGGCCGACCGGGAGCGACAGCTGCGGCTGGACACGGACGCACCGTACGACGAGTTCGCGGCCCGGGTCCGGCAGCGCCGCGACGAGCTGGTCGGGCTGCTGCACGGCCTGCGCGACGACGGCCGGGTCGTGCACATCTACGGCGCGTCGACCAAGGGCAACACGCTGCTGCAGTTCTCCGGGATCGACAACTCACTGATCCGGTACGCGGCCGAGCGGAACCCCGACAAGTTCGGCGCCCGGACCCTCGGCACCGACATCGAGATCATCAGTGAGGAGCAGTCCCGGGCCGCCCGCCCCGACTACTACCTGGTGCTGCCCTGGCACTTCCGGGACGAGATCGTCGCCCGGGAGGCCGCAACGCTGGCGGCGGGGACCACGCTGATCTTCCCGCTGCCGGAAGTCGAGACCGTCGCACAGTCGTGA
- a CDS encoding class I SAM-dependent methyltransferase, whose translation MSLLNRIPGFTGTPAAEPSLDAVMAERFRERVEPRPGDWAYAHFVDLRRALAEALADASGVWLDYGAGTSPYRDLFGAAELQTADIPGGESFPADHALDRDGRCPVADGTFDGVLSTQVLEHVTDADAYLREAHRLLRPGGRLVLSTHGVWEEHGGQDLWRWTADGLALQAERAGFTVDRTVKLTCGPRGLLLLLRWYGREHGWPRTGPVGLVLNALHLVDRLRPRSFDEYLDRAFGALGLSEGPAQPFYLDILLVARKRENVT comes from the coding sequence GTGAGCTTGCTCAACCGCATCCCGGGCTTCACCGGTACGCCCGCCGCCGAGCCGTCGCTGGACGCCGTGATGGCGGAGCGGTTCCGGGAACGGGTCGAACCCCGTCCGGGCGACTGGGCGTACGCGCACTTCGTCGACCTGCGCCGGGCACTGGCCGAGGCGCTGGCCGACGCGTCCGGGGTCTGGCTCGACTACGGCGCGGGCACCTCGCCGTACCGCGACCTGTTCGGCGCGGCCGAGTTGCAGACGGCGGACATCCCGGGCGGTGAGTCGTTCCCCGCCGACCACGCGCTGGACCGTGACGGGCGGTGCCCGGTCGCGGACGGCACCTTCGACGGCGTGCTCTCCACCCAGGTCCTGGAGCACGTGACGGACGCGGACGCGTACCTGCGGGAGGCGCACCGGCTGCTGCGGCCCGGTGGCCGGCTGGTCCTCTCCACCCACGGCGTGTGGGAGGAGCACGGCGGCCAGGACCTGTGGCGGTGGACCGCGGACGGGCTGGCGCTGCAGGCCGAGCGCGCCGGCTTCACCGTCGACCGCACGGTCAAGCTGACCTGCGGCCCCCGCGGCCTGCTGCTGCTCCTGCGCTGGTACGGCCGCGAACACGGCTGGCCGCGGACCGGGCCGGTGGGGTTGGTCCTGAACGCGCTGCACCTGGTGGACCGGCTGCGGCCGCGCTCCTTCGACGAGTACCTCGACCGCGCGTTCGGTGCGCTGGGGCTCAGCGAGGGGCCGGCTCAGCCGTTCTACCTGGACATCCTGCTCGTCGCCAGAAAGAGGGAGAACGTCACGTGA
- a CDS encoding phytanoyl-CoA dioxygenase family protein: MNGFEYDGVRYADGSDHGYLLSQDPADRARAFYAAFPGATRVLELGALEGADTLELARQRSDAHVLGLEGRVENLRRAEFVMDVNGITNVELRLADVEALDFPALGRFDAVMCAGLLYHVREPWALLKDIAGVSAGIYLSTHYWGSSDGLETLDGYSVKHVREEHPEPQARGLSVDVRWLDRPSLLAALENAGFTEIEVLHERTSPEVCDIVVVGRTRLGAQVRRFREDGLVNAGPIFADDTVARLKAGAIDLISRFTDQGYRSEDFWNYDVEGQEPVLYRIHNLEKQDWAAGELLFREELSELAAAFIGGPVVPTAFALVLKEPNRAAGLPWHRDRLNVAPHTVCNLSICLDEAGPENGCLEGVPGSHLLPEDADVLSVRDGGPRTAVPSEVGDVIVHDVRLVHGSGPNPTDRWRRTIVIEFANPARPMPTRTS, translated from the coding sequence GTGAACGGATTCGAGTACGACGGGGTCCGCTATGCGGACGGCTCCGATCACGGCTATCTCCTCAGTCAGGATCCGGCGGACCGCGCGCGTGCCTTCTACGCGGCTTTCCCCGGCGCGACCCGCGTCCTGGAACTCGGCGCGCTGGAGGGCGCGGACACGCTGGAACTGGCCCGGCAGCGGTCCGACGCGCACGTCCTCGGCCTGGAGGGCCGGGTGGAGAACCTGCGCCGCGCCGAGTTCGTGATGGACGTGAACGGCATCACGAACGTGGAGCTGCGGCTCGCCGACGTGGAGGCGCTCGACTTCCCGGCGCTGGGCCGCTTCGACGCGGTCATGTGCGCGGGACTGCTCTACCACGTCCGGGAGCCCTGGGCCCTGCTCAAGGACATCGCCGGGGTCTCCGCCGGGATCTACCTCTCCACCCACTACTGGGGCAGCTCCGACGGGCTGGAGACGCTCGACGGCTACTCGGTCAAGCACGTCCGCGAGGAGCACCCGGAGCCGCAGGCCCGTGGGCTGAGCGTGGACGTGCGCTGGCTGGACCGGCCGTCGCTGCTGGCGGCGCTGGAGAACGCGGGCTTCACGGAGATCGAGGTGCTGCACGAGCGCACCTCGCCGGAGGTGTGCGACATCGTCGTGGTCGGCCGCACCCGGCTGGGCGCGCAGGTCCGCCGGTTCCGCGAGGACGGCCTGGTCAACGCCGGACCGATCTTCGCCGATGACACGGTGGCCCGGCTCAAGGCCGGCGCGATCGACCTGATCTCCCGCTTCACCGATCAGGGGTACCGGTCCGAGGACTTCTGGAACTACGACGTCGAGGGTCAGGAGCCGGTGCTCTACCGGATCCACAACCTGGAGAAGCAGGACTGGGCCGCCGGCGAGCTGCTGTTCCGGGAGGAACTGTCCGAACTGGCCGCCGCGTTCATCGGAGGGCCGGTCGTACCCACCGCCTTCGCCCTGGTCCTGAAGGAGCCGAACCGGGCGGCCGGTCTCCCGTGGCACCGCGACCGGCTCAACGTCGCGCCGCACACGGTCTGCAACCTGAGCATCTGCCTGGACGAGGCCGGCCCGGAGAACGGCTGCCTGGAGGGCGTGCCCGGCTCGCACCTGCTCCCCGAGGACGCCGACGTGCTGTCGGTACGGGACGGCGGGCCCCGCACGGCCGTCCCGTCCGAGGTCGGCGACGTCATCGTGCACGACGTCCGGCTGGTGCACGGCTCCGGCCCGAACCCCACCGACCGGTGGCGCCGGACCATCGTCATCGAGTTCGCGAACCCGGCGCGCCCGATGCCGACCCGCACGTCCTGA
- a CDS encoding NAD-dependent epimerase/dehydratase family protein, whose translation MAHCLVTGGAGFIGSHLVERLVRAGHRVAVLDDLSGGSRSRVPAGVDLHVGSVTDADLVDSIFAEHRFDHVFHFAAFAAEAISHSVKRLNYNTNVMGSINLINASLRTGVSFFCFASSVAVYGHGATPMRESSVPVPADSYGNAKLVVERELAVTMRTQGLPFAAFRMHNVYGEWQNMRDPYRNAVAIFFNQIMRGEPITVYGDGGQVRAFTYVGDVVDVVSRAPGTERAHGRCFNVGAAGTSTVLELARAVRVAAGVPDHPIAHLPARDEVRVAYTATDDARQVFGDWPDTPLRDGLARTAAWAATVGPAELHASFDIEIGGHQVPEWARHVERRLEPEPADCGGNTSPLLTIDL comes from the coding sequence ATGGCTCACTGCCTGGTGACGGGTGGCGCCGGTTTCATCGGATCGCACCTGGTCGAGCGGCTGGTGCGAGCCGGGCACCGGGTCGCCGTGCTCGACGACCTCAGCGGCGGCAGCAGGTCCCGCGTGCCCGCGGGAGTCGACCTGCACGTCGGCTCCGTGACGGACGCCGACCTGGTCGACTCGATCTTCGCCGAGCACCGGTTCGACCACGTCTTCCACTTCGCCGCGTTCGCCGCGGAGGCGATCAGCCACTCGGTCAAGCGGCTCAACTACAACACCAACGTGATGGGCAGCATCAACCTCATCAACGCGTCGCTGCGGACCGGGGTGTCGTTCTTCTGCTTCGCCTCGTCGGTCGCCGTCTACGGGCACGGTGCGACTCCGATGCGGGAGAGCTCCGTCCCGGTGCCGGCGGACAGCTACGGCAACGCGAAGCTCGTCGTCGAACGCGAGCTCGCGGTGACGATGCGGACGCAGGGCCTGCCGTTCGCCGCGTTCCGCATGCACAACGTCTACGGCGAGTGGCAGAACATGCGGGACCCGTACCGGAACGCGGTGGCGATCTTCTTCAACCAGATCATGCGTGGCGAGCCGATCACGGTGTACGGCGACGGCGGCCAGGTCCGCGCGTTCACCTACGTCGGCGACGTGGTGGACGTGGTGAGCCGGGCGCCCGGCACCGAACGGGCCCACGGCCGCTGCTTCAACGTCGGCGCGGCCGGCACCAGCACGGTGCTGGAGCTGGCCCGGGCCGTCCGGGTGGCGGCCGGCGTGCCGGACCATCCCATCGCGCACCTGCCGGCACGCGACGAGGTGCGGGTGGCCTACACCGCGACGGACGACGCCCGGCAGGTCTTCGGTGACTGGCCGGACACCCCGCTGCGCGACGGGCTGGCCCGGACCGCGGCCTGGGCGGCCACGGTGGGACCGGCGGAACTGCACGCGTCGTTCGACATCGAGATCGGCGGCCATCAGGTCCCGGAATGGGCCCGGCACGTCGAGCGGCGGCTGGAACCCGAGCCCGCCGACTGTGGTGGAAACACTAGTCCCCTGCTCACCATCGATCTTTAG
- the rfbB gene encoding dTDP-glucose 4,6-dehydratase, with the protein MRRVLVAGGAGFIGSHYVRQLVAGAYPAWRDCRVTVLDKLTYAGNPANLDAVRDRVTFVRGDICDGRLLADVVPGHDVVLNFAAETHVDRSIADSAEFLRTNVQGVQSLMQACLTAGVPTVVQVSTDEVYGSIETGSWTEESPLAPNSPYAAAKAGGDLIALAYARTHGLPVRITRCGNNYGPYQFPEKVVPLFLTRLMDGRPVPLYGDGGNVRDWIHVDDHCRGIQTVAERGAPGEVYHIAGTAELTNLELTQRLLDAVGAGWDAVERVPDRKGHDRRYSLSDAKLRGLGYAPRVSFADGLAGTADWYRANRHWWEPLRKQLDDVRTG; encoded by the coding sequence GTGCGGCGGGTACTCGTGGCCGGCGGGGCCGGCTTCATCGGTTCGCACTACGTCCGGCAACTGGTCGCCGGGGCGTACCCCGCGTGGCGGGACTGCCGGGTCACCGTGCTGGACAAGCTCACCTACGCGGGCAACCCGGCGAACCTGGACGCCGTGCGGGACCGCGTCACGTTCGTCCGCGGTGACATCTGCGACGGCCGCCTGCTCGCGGACGTGGTGCCCGGGCACGACGTCGTGCTCAACTTCGCGGCCGAGACCCATGTCGACCGGTCCATCGCCGACTCGGCCGAGTTCCTGCGCACCAACGTGCAGGGCGTCCAGTCGCTCATGCAGGCGTGCCTGACCGCCGGTGTCCCGACCGTCGTCCAGGTCTCCACGGACGAGGTCTACGGCAGCATCGAGACGGGTTCGTGGACCGAGGAGAGCCCGCTGGCCCCGAACTCGCCGTACGCGGCGGCCAAGGCCGGCGGGGACCTGATCGCGCTGGCGTACGCGCGGACGCACGGCCTGCCGGTCCGGATCACGCGGTGCGGCAACAACTACGGCCCGTACCAGTTCCCGGAGAAGGTCGTGCCGCTGTTCCTCACCCGGCTGATGGACGGCCGGCCGGTCCCGCTCTACGGCGACGGCGGGAACGTCCGCGACTGGATCCACGTGGACGACCACTGCCGCGGCATCCAGACCGTGGCCGAGCGCGGCGCGCCCGGCGAGGTCTACCACATCGCCGGGACCGCGGAGCTCACCAACCTGGAGCTGACCCAACGGCTCCTCGACGCGGTCGGCGCCGGCTGGGACGCCGTCGAACGGGTGCCGGACCGCAAGGGCCACGACCGCCGCTACTCCCTCTCCGACGCGAAGCTCCGCGGCCTGGGGTACGCCCCGCGCGTCTCCTTCGCCGACGGCCTGGCCGGGACGGCCGACTGGTACCGGGCGAACCGGCACTGGTGGGAACCGCTGCGGAAGCAACTCGACGACGTCCGTACCGGCTGA